A single window of Paracoccus sp. MBLB3053 DNA harbors:
- a CDS encoding Hint domain-containing protein, producing the protein MAQFDFLSIIAFTRSGNSLNFGDGTTYDVEGTLDDGDSADNSFQDGEIVGTVDGNAVRFIGTYTYNGHVYPVVTIDGNPDSGYLVSPYISATSLSDLPNEVSTNDVEFNAASAGDFVTCFAAGTLVRTPVGETAVEALRIGDLIMTDDGRSIPVRWIGRQTVDKRFTPTERFVPVRVRAGALGGGIPHSDLVLTADHALILDGIAINASALVNGRTIAYEPSCNLPDRITYYHVETEGHEIIVANGVAAETYVDYITRRVFDNYAEFATLYGEDRTIAEMSLPRVSSARLLPPPIRARLAAICTSGHRRSA; encoded by the coding sequence ATGGCACAGTTTGATTTCCTGTCGATCATCGCGTTCACCAGAAGTGGCAACAGCCTCAATTTCGGGGACGGCACAACATATGACGTCGAAGGCACACTGGATGACGGCGATTCCGCCGATAACAGTTTCCAGGATGGAGAGATCGTCGGCACCGTCGACGGAAATGCCGTCCGCTTCATCGGCACCTATACTTATAACGGCCACGTCTATCCGGTCGTCACCATAGACGGAAATCCCGACAGCGGTTATCTTGTCAGCCCCTATATCTCGGCAACCTCGCTCAGCGATCTTCCAAACGAAGTCAGCACGAACGATGTCGAATTCAACGCGGCATCGGCGGGTGATTTCGTCACCTGCTTCGCGGCGGGAACGCTTGTCAGAACACCGGTTGGCGAAACCGCCGTCGAAGCCCTTCGGATCGGTGATCTCATCATGACGGATGACGGGCGAAGCATCCCGGTCAGGTGGATCGGGCGGCAGACGGTGGACAAGCGCTTCACCCCAACCGAACGTTTCGTTCCGGTTCGGGTGCGGGCCGGTGCCCTGGGTGGGGGCATTCCGCATAGCGACCTTGTCCTGACCGCCGATCACGCGCTCATCCTCGACGGTATTGCCATCAATGCCAGTGCTCTGGTGAACGGTCGCACCATTGCCTACGAGCCGTCTTGCAACTTGCCCGACCGCATCACCTATTATCATGTCGAGACGGAAGGACATGAGATCATCGTGGCAAACGGCGTCGCAGCCGAGACCTATGTGGATTACATCACGCGCCGGGTCTTCGACAATTATGCCGAGTTCGCAACCCTCTACGGCGAGGATCGGACCATCGCGGAAATGAGCCTTCCGCGCGTGTCCTCGGCACGTCTCCTGCCACCGCCGATCCGCGCCCGGCTCGCGGCGATCTGCACGTCGGGGCATCGGCGCAGCGCGTAG
- a CDS encoding alpha/beta hydrolase produces the protein MDLSVSPIMPGVTAKGIGHAGLRWFDLTDTANGVIRRVFLWLPPGEMPRAGWPALFMTDGNAVIATAIDAMRAQAPYPTGTNLGQGALIAIGYPTDDAYDPFRRSWDLGPPPGATYPPFWPGTPEVRTGGGAELARFILEDVCAFLATLTRLDPAQQGLFGHSFGGLFALWLMFNRPDAFTHWIAASPSITWEDSFLLAHRDAFDPGGREIRVHLSAGEWEGDLLAPFQREAEDAGKRLAAKAKERTSDAAREMAEDLNRLPGVTAVYETYAGETHMSVLPVAVNRALHWVFGLRS, from the coding sequence ATGGATCTCTCTGTCTCACCGATCATGCCGGGTGTCACCGCCAAAGGCATTGGCCATGCGGGGCTGCGATGGTTCGACCTGACGGACACGGCAAACGGCGTGATCCGGCGGGTATTTCTGTGGTTGCCGCCCGGTGAGATGCCACGGGCAGGCTGGCCCGCGCTCTTCATGACCGATGGCAACGCAGTCATTGCCACGGCGATTGACGCAATGCGGGCGCAGGCCCCCTATCCCACGGGCACAAACTTGGGACAAGGCGCGCTTATCGCCATCGGCTACCCGACTGACGACGCCTATGATCCCTTCCGACGCAGCTGGGATCTCGGCCCGCCTCCCGGCGCAACCTATCCGCCCTTCTGGCCCGGCACGCCCGAAGTCAGGACCGGTGGCGGGGCGGAGCTCGCGCGTTTCATCCTTGAGGATGTATGTGCATTTCTGGCCACGCTCACACGCCTTGATCCGGCGCAACAGGGACTCTTCGGGCATTCCTTCGGCGGGCTCTTCGCGCTGTGGCTGATGTTCAACCGCCCCGATGCGTTTACCCATTGGATCGCGGCCAGTCCCTCGATCACATGGGAGGATAGTTTCCTTCTCGCGCATCGCGACGCCTTCGATCCCGGAGGGCGCGAAATTCGCGTGCATCTTTCCGCCGGGGAATGGGAAGGTGATCTGCTCGCCCCCTTTCAGCGCGAGGCCGAGGATGCCGGGAAACGGCTTGCGGCCAAAGCCAAGGAACGCACCTCGGACGCCGCGCGCGAGATGGCCGAGGATCTGAACCGCCTGCCCGGCGTCACAGCGGTCTATGAGACATATGCCGGAGAGACCCATATGTCTGTCCTGCCCGTCGCGGTGAACCGGGCGCTGCATTGGGTCTTCGGCCTGCGCTCATAG
- a CDS encoding ABC transporter ATP-binding protein, whose translation MPFEIRDLSIHLSGMPVLHGLDFALPSGGITGIIGANGSGKTTMLRAMAGLLPPESGTVLHQGRDIAGLPPRARARRIAMLPQSASAPPGLTVRQLVARGRTPWMRPFLPMGPADRAAVDRAIHAVGLVDLAARPVDSLSGGQRQRAWIALVLAQECDTILLDEPLNFLDLPHQAELVGLLRDLGRTRSVVMILHDLTIAARTCDQVLALREGRLVAIGPPETVLSPVPLRETFGIGFECSALPDGKPVVLPAGL comes from the coding sequence ATGCCCTTCGAGATCCGCGACCTTTCGATCCATCTCAGCGGGATGCCCGTGCTGCATGGGCTGGATTTCGCGCTGCCCTCGGGCGGGATCACCGGGATCATCGGCGCGAATGGCTCGGGCAAGACGACGATGCTGCGCGCCATGGCGGGGCTTTTGCCCCCCGAAAGCGGGACGGTCTTGCATCAGGGTCGAGACATTGCGGGGTTGCCGCCACGCGCCCGCGCCCGCCGCATCGCCATGCTGCCGCAATCCGCCTCGGCCCCGCCCGGCCTGACCGTTCGTCAACTGGTCGCGCGGGGACGTACGCCATGGATGCGGCCGTTTCTGCCGATGGGGCCCGCGGATCGTGCTGCGGTCGATCGCGCAATTCACGCGGTGGGTCTGGTCGATCTTGCCGCGCGGCCCGTGGACAGCCTGTCGGGCGGGCAGCGGCAAAGGGCCTGGATCGCGCTGGTCCTTGCGCAGGAATGCGACACGATCCTGCTGGATGAGCCGCTGAACTTCCTTGACCTGCCGCATCAGGCCGAGCTGGTCGGGTTGCTGCGGGACTTGGGCAGAACGCGCAGCGTCGTGATGATCCTGCATGACCTGACCATCGCCGCCCGCACCTGCGATCAGGTCCTTGCCCTGCGCGAGGGCCGGTTGGTGGCCATCGGCCCGCCCGAGACCGTGTTGTCGCCGGTGCCATTGCGCGAAACTTTCGGCATCGGCTTCGAATGCAGCGCGCTTCCGGATGGCAAACCGGTGGTTCTGCCGGCAGGCCTATGA
- a CDS encoding FecCD family ABC transporter permease has translation MRYLGLIVLLLALAILSLSAGRTWLAPSALAQALLDPEGAGRMIWNLRLPRLLVGMIAGAGFGLSGLVFQTLLRNPLASPDVIGVTQVSAFGAVVGLFLGAPVVLCAWAGGLAAVAALGWLAAHPRQGIETRAVVLQGLALAIFAAAGTEALILRMGDSSAGMAMTWLSGTLNGAGWSEIQRGLLFAPLLLPLLLSGRVLDRLELGDDLARALGLRVGLLRAGLGLVAALVAAGSVALCGPMSFVALAAGPVARVVAGGRPSPFAAMLTGAAFVTLADVLARAMAPTALLPTGLYTALIGAPVLILTVRRMARN, from the coding sequence ATGAGGTATCTCGGGCTGATCGTGCTTCTGCTGGCGCTGGCCATCCTGTCGCTTTCCGCCGGGCGGACGTGGCTTGCGCCGTCCGCGCTTGCACAAGCGCTTCTCGACCCCGAGGGCGCGGGCCGCATGATCTGGAACCTGCGCCTGCCGCGCCTGCTGGTCGGGATGATAGCCGGGGCGGGCTTTGGCCTTTCGGGCCTCGTCTTCCAGACGCTGCTGCGAAACCCGCTGGCCTCGCCCGATGTGATCGGGGTGACGCAGGTCTCGGCCTTCGGTGCGGTGGTGGGACTGTTCCTTGGCGCTCCGGTCGTACTTTGCGCCTGGGCCGGAGGCCTGGCCGCCGTCGCCGCCTTGGGCTGGCTTGCCGCGCATCCCCGCCAAGGCATCGAGACGCGGGCCGTCGTGCTGCAAGGGCTGGCCCTTGCGATCTTCGCCGCAGCCGGAACCGAGGCGCTGATCCTGCGCATGGGCGACAGCAGCGCGGGGATGGCGATGACATGGCTCAGCGGCACGCTGAATGGGGCAGGCTGGTCCGAGATCCAGCGCGGGCTCTTGTTTGCCCCGCTGCTTCTGCCGCTGTTGTTGTCGGGGAGGGTGTTGGACCGCTTGGAACTGGGCGACGATCTGGCCCGCGCGCTTGGCTTGCGGGTCGGGCTGCTGCGAGCCGGGCTTGGCCTTGTCGCGGCCCTTGTGGCGGCTGGCTCGGTTGCCCTTTGCGGCCCGATGAGCTTTGTGGCCCTGGCCGCTGGTCCGGTTGCGCGAGTGGTCGCCGGTGGCCGCCCCAGCCCTTTCGCCGCCATGCTGACCGGCGCGGCTTTCGTGACCTTGGCCGATGTGCTGGCCCGCGCCATGGCCCCGACGGCCCTGCTGCCGACCGGGCTTTATACGGCCCTGATCGGTGCGCCGGTCCTGATCCTGACCGTGCGCCGGATGGCGCGAAACTAA
- a CDS encoding FecCD family ABC transporter permease, which produces MRLLPRLFALWLAVLAGLFAALCLGAQDYAPRVLWQAVTSFDPTEPAQGIIMGMRLPRVLAALMIGAALAVAGVVMQAMARNPLADPGLTGVNAGAALTVVLGLFWLGALPQMAVAGLALAGAAMAAILVRYLSGRGDNILRLPLAGAALSSLFMALVALIVLTQPEARNVYRFWMVGSLAMAQLPALAVLAPVAGLGILLAALVARQIEALMLGAEMGGALGLNVGRVMGLGLASVALCAGASVAIAGPVGFIGLIAPHLARRVLPQAGLTQQVALACPIGAGLAVFADLAGRWFARPSEVQLGLVLAMLGAPIFMALIRRMIREGA; this is translated from the coding sequence TTGCGACTTCTGCCCCGCCTGTTTGCGCTATGGCTTGCCGTTCTGGCAGGGCTTTTCGCCGCGCTTTGCCTTGGGGCACAGGATTATGCGCCGCGCGTTCTTTGGCAGGCCGTGACGTCTTTCGACCCCACCGAACCCGCGCAGGGCATCATCATGGGCATGCGCCTGCCGCGCGTGCTGGCGGCGCTGATGATCGGCGCGGCGCTTGCCGTCGCGGGGGTGGTGATGCAGGCCATGGCGCGCAATCCCTTGGCCGATCCGGGCCTGACAGGGGTCAATGCCGGGGCGGCGCTGACCGTGGTGCTGGGGCTTTTCTGGCTGGGCGCGCTGCCTCAGATGGCGGTCGCAGGCCTGGCATTGGCGGGCGCGGCAATGGCGGCGATCCTGGTGCGCTACCTTTCCGGCCGCGGCGACAATATCCTGCGCCTGCCCTTGGCCGGCGCGGCGCTGTCGAGCCTTTTCATGGCCCTTGTCGCGCTGATCGTGCTGACCCAGCCCGAGGCGCGCAATGTCTACCGTTTCTGGATGGTCGGATCGCTCGCCATGGCGCAACTGCCCGCGCTGGCGGTTCTCGCGCCTGTCGCGGGCCTCGGCATCCTGCTTGCGGCATTGGTCGCGCGCCAGATCGAGGCGCTGATGCTCGGGGCCGAGATGGGCGGCGCACTTGGCCTGAATGTCGGGCGGGTCATGGGACTTGGCCTTGCCTCGGTCGCGCTTTGCGCGGGCGCGAGCGTCGCCATTGCCGGGCCGGTCGGCTTCATCGGCCTGATCGCGCCGCATCTGGCGCGGCGTGTCCTGCCACAGGCCGGTCTGACGCAACAGGTCGCGCTGGCCTGTCCGATCGGTGCGGGGCTTGCGGTCTTTGCCGATCTGGCGGGGCGCTGGTTCGCGCGGCCCTCGGAAGTGCAGCTTGGCCTTGTGCTCGCGATGCTGGGCGCGCCCATCTTCATGGCGCTGATCCGCCGCATGATCCGCGAGGGCGCATGA